CACACTTCACCAACGTGGGCGGACTCAAGCCCAGAGCCCCGGTCAGCATGAGCGGCGTCACTATTGGCATGGTTGACGCGATTGAACTCGACTCCGAGACCTTCGAGGCCCGGGTCACCCTGCGCATCAGTACCCGTTTCGATCACCTGCCCGAGGATACATCGGCATCCATTCTGACCAGCGGCATTCTCGGCGACCAGTACGTTGGGCTGGAGCCGGGTGGCTCCCCGGAAACGCTGGCTGACGGCGATCGCCTGCTGCTGACCAACTCCGCCATGATTCTCGAGCAGCTCATCGGGCGCTATCTACTGAATTCGGAGGGAGAAAGCTGATGCGGACCGCGTTCCTGATTGGTCTGCTGTGCGTGCCGCTGGCAGCGCTGGCCGATGACGATCCGGTAGCCATCATCGAGCAGACCACTGCTGATATTATCGAGTTGCTCGACGGCCGGCGCGACTACTATCGCGAACATCCCGATGCGCTGCGCTCCGAACTCAGGGCAATCCTGCTGCCGCGTATCGATACCGTCTACTCGGCCCGACTGGTGCTTGGGCGCCACGGACGCGGCCTGGAAACTGAGCAGATCGAAGCCTTTGCCAAGGCACTGGCCGACCAGCTGCTGCAGCGCTACGCCACTGCTCTGCTCGATTATCGGCTGCGCGACCGAATCGAGATCCTGCCGCTGACCGGCGACAACACTGAGCGCATGACACGTGTTCGAACGCGCGTCCGACTCAACGGCAGCAGCCGCGCGCCGATCGACTACGTTTTTCGAAACAATGATGACCAATGGCTCGTCTTCGATGTCATCGTCGAGGGCATCTCGTATGTATCAACATTTCGCAGCCAGATCGACCCGGAGCTCTCCCGTCATGGGTTTGATCGACTGCTGGACCGGCTGCAAAGCGGTGAACTGGCGCTGGAAACCGATGACTGACAACCCGTCAATGAGATTGTCCGGCGACCTGACGATGAGGGGGATCGGTGCACTGCACCGCCAGCATCGGACTCGCTTTCACACCGGCAGTCTGCCGAATACAGTGGATCTGTCCGAGGTCGAATCGGCCGACTCGGCGGCACTGGCATTGCTGCTGGAATGGCAGTCGGTCGCCACCCGACGCGGCCAGCCGCTGCAGTTCGAGAACCCGCCAGCCAATCTAAGCGTCATCGCCCGACTGACCGGCGTCGCGCCCCTGCTCGGCTGGTACGATCAACAGCCTGAAGCAAACACTGAAGGAAACCAACGCACATGATTGCAAGGCCCATTTTGATTGTTGCCGCCGCGCTCGTCCTGTCGAGCTGCGCCACGACCTCGACGCCGCCGGAGGCACGCCACGAGGCCGACCCCTGGGAGCCGCTCAATCGATCGGTCTACCAGTTCAACAGCGGCGCCGATCGGTTGATCCTGCGGCCACTATCGCGCGCCTACACAACGATTACCCCTGATCCGGTCGAAACGGGCCTCGGCAACTTCTTCACCAACCTGCGTTCACCGACGACAATCATCAATTTGCTGCTGCAGGGCCGCGCCGGCGATGCCGGCCGCCAGTTCCACCGCTTGTTCGTCAACACGGTGTTCGGTCTCGGCGGCCTGATCGACCTGACCGGACGCGCCGGCCTGGAGCATTTTGAAGAAGACTTCGGCCAGACCTTTGCCGTCTGGGGCTGGAGCGACAGCCGCTACCTGGTCCTGCCCTTCCTCGGCCCGTCGACCGTACGTGACGGGTTCGGCAGCGCGGCCGACCTGGAGCGGCTGGTGATTCGTCGGGAGCTGTTTGGCGATACCACCGGCGACATTGTTACAGCCACGAATATCCTGCATGTGCGCGCCACGCTGCTGCCGCTTGATCGCGAGATCGAACAGGCACTGGATCCTTACCTGTTCGTCCGCGACAGCTACCTGCAGCGTCGCAGCCATCAGATCAGCGACGGTGAGCAGGGCTTGCCCGACTATGAGGCCTTCCTGAAGGAGGGCTCGGGGCCCTGACCATGACCCTGTAGTACCATCGGGGCCAAGCCCGACACAGCTCACCAAACCCGATGCCGGTCAACTGCAGTTTCATCCGGCTGGTGGTCACCGCCAGCCTCATCCTCACCGCCTGCGAGCAGTCGCCGCCGAGCGAGACGCCGGGCCCGGTGCGGAAACCGAACGATACCGTAGCGACTCCGCAAAACCCGCTGGACAGCCGCTATCTGACCCCTTTCGAAACGCCGCCTTTCCACGAGATTCATCCTGAACATTTCCTGCCTGCGCTCGACGAGGCCATCAGCGCAGCAACCGAAGCCAGCAAGTCCATCGCGTCCGCTCCTTCGAAGGCAACCTTCGATAACACGATCGCGGCACTCGAACGCGCCAGCGACGATGTCAACCGCATCGCCCGAACTTTCTACGGGCTGGCTGCGGTCAGCCCCGACCCGCAACTGCACAGCATGGCCGAGCCGGTAGCGGCACGATTGGCTGCCTTTCGCAACGCCGTGTTGCAGCACAAACCGCTGTTTGACCGCGTGGCCACGGTCCATGATCAGTTACAGTCGCGGGACCTGACTCCCGAACAGCGACGCCTGACCGAGCGGACTCACCGCCAGTTCCTGCGCTCCGGCGCCCGGTTGCCGACCGAAGATCAGGCAAGACTGCGCCGCATCGAAGAAGAACTGGCCGAGCTGATCGAACGGTTCGAGCGCCAACGCCGCCAGGCAACACACGATCATGAGTTCATAGTCGAGAATCCCGAACTGCTGGAAACTCTGCCGAACGCGCTGGTGCAGCTGGCCCAGCGCAGCGCCCGCGACCGCGGACACACCAAGGGCTGGGTGTTCACCCTGCATGCCCATAGCCTGTATCCCTTCCTGCGCCATTATCCAGAGCGCAGCGATCGTCGGCAGATATACCAGGCCTGGCTGGAGCGTTTTAACGCCGAAAGTCAGAACAGCAGGCTGGCCGAGCTGAGCCGGCGCATCGCAGAAAAGCGCGCTCGTCGGGCCGAGCTGCTCGGCTATTCCAGCCACATCGATTATGAACTCGACGGCAGCATGACCAGCGACCGCCGAATGCTGCGGTCACTGCTCGATCGCCTGGCCGAAGCCGCCCGCAAACGTGCGCGGGATGAGCTTCTCGAGCTGCGCCAACTGGCCCGCGCTGACGGCATCGAGGCGCCGCTTGAGCCCTGGGACCGCTGGTACTACGCGGAACGACTGCGCGAGCGTGAGCTGTCGTTCCGGGAGGCAGACCTCCGATCCTGGTTTGTCTACGACAATGTTCGTGAAGGCGCTTTCTCAGTGGCCAATCGCCTGTGGGGGCTGAGCTTTCACCCGCGCAGCAATCTCCCGGTCTGGCACCTCGATACGGAAGCCTTCGAGGTTGAAGACGAGCGCGGCAATCATCTTGGCGTCCTTTATGTCGATGCTCTGCATCGCCCCGGCAAGCAGGCCGGCGCCTGGACTTCGACCTACCGCCCGCAGCACTACGACGACAACGAGCGTGTCGGCCCGGTCGCGGCAATCGTCGGCAACTTCACGCCCGCCCCGCCGGGTCTGCCGTCACTGCTCACGCCCGACGAAGCCCGGATGCTGTTCCACGAGATGGGCCACGCCCTGCATGTGCTGCTTTCCGACGTTCGTCACGCTTCGCTGGCGGGCACCAGCGTACCGGCAGACTTCGTTGAGTTCCCGGCCCTGCTTTTCGAGCAGTGGGCACTGGCACCGGAGATCCTGCGTGGCTATGCCTACCACCACGAGACCGGCTCGGTCATCGGTGACGACGTCGTCGAGGCGTTGCGAGCCAGTGAGCGCCTCACCAGCGGCATTGAAATGCTGGAATTTCTTGCGGCCATCGAGCTCGATCTGATGCTCCACGACACCGACAGCGGCTCCGTCCCTGATCTTGCCGCAGCCGAAGCCGCCGTGCGTGAGCGGCTGGGCCTACCCGAAGTGCTCTCGCACCGACACTATGCCGGCGGTGTCGCCGATCTGTTCGCAGAACGCCAGCGCAGCGGCGACTTTCAAACGCTGGTGGCACGCATGCTGGCGCACGACGCCTTTGCCGCCTTCAAGTCCGGTTCCCTGATTGACCGCAATCTGGCCGAACGTTTGCGCCAGGAGATACTCGCCCGCGGCAATGCCCGTCCCCCGGCCGAGTCCTGGCAGGCCTTTCGCGGCCGCAGCCCGGACCCCGCTTATCTGCTCGACGTGATCGAGTCCGGCGCCGGCGGCTGACCCTGTACGGGCCCCAACTAGATGAATACTTCGAGGCGCACTATCTCGAGTACGTAGTCTGCATGGCCAAAAATCCGGTGCTGCAGACGCAGGCAGAGCCGTTGCCCGGCCCGTTGCGCGAGGCGGTGGCCGCCGGTGAGTTGCCGCAGGCAACGCTCAGCGAGTGCGCGTATCGGCACACAGCTGGAAGCATACACGGCGGGTCATCTTCAAAGCCGACATCACGCTGCATGCGGGGCGCAAGCCCAAAGACAACCCGCGCTTCCTGGTGACCAACATCAACGGCGCTGCCCGACGGATCTACGAGCAAATCTACTGTGCCCGGGGCGATGTGGGAAACCGGATCAAGGAACTCAAAGACGGGCTGGCGATCGACCGGACCAGTTGCACCTCATCGGTTGACTGTTCGAGGTCCGCATGGCTAAGCTTACGTCGCTCCTCAAGATAGGCAGGGGAGCAACCTCAGGCGTGCCGTGCATTGACAATCGAATTGATTAGGGAGCCTCCGAACAACTCTGCGCGGAGCGCGTTTCTGTCGCAAATGCCGCAGATCGTGTGGTGCGACTCGAGTGACAGTAGCCGTAGCTACGGCCGAGGGGCGCAACGCGCGAGATGCGGCATTTGCGACGAAACCCTGCGCGACGGGTCTTTGCGGGCAACCCGCTGCGTTTCGGCTCACTCATTTGGAATGACCAAACCACGCTCGCCGAAGCCACACCGGGTCATCCCGCAAAGACCCGTCGCGCCCGCGCAGAGTTGTTCAGAGGCTCCTTAGTAAGGGGGCGAGTGCAGTTAGCGTTCGCACGCCTCGCATTGGATACAAACGCAGCAGGAGAAATAGTATGGAGAAAGTGAGACGAGCACCTGTCCGCCTGTCGCATTTGGGAGTAGCTGCGCTAAGAGCTTTGTGTGCAGCCATGCTCGTTGCAGGTCCATTACACGCGGGTGACCAAGCGCGCTTGACTATGTGCGGCTACTGCTATTCGGACCAATCCTACGAGAGTGCTGCTGAACAAAGTTCATTTAACTATTCACCTGCGATGGAAGGAGTAGACAAGGTCTATGTTCTTAATCCCGATACGGAGGACATTCGCTTTTTTGACGTCTACAGATGGTACGAGCCGGGAGGAATAGACCCGCTGTCAACGCCGAAGAAGGCTGGGCAGATCCGTGGAGCAGCTTATGGCTACTATCACGCTGACGCCGTTGCCGCACCTGGAGATCCGAACGTCGAGGCAGCGCTTCTTGAGGGACTTCTTGCCGCAAAGTCTTTCGCGCAAAATATGCTCGGCAGCGTCGATATGGGGGATATCGATCCAGGATCCAATATTAATTCGGCTCTTCACTGAATCGTGTGGGTAGCATTCATTTTCGCACCGCCTCCGGGTAGAGATCGAGGCCACCGAGGTGGAAGTAGATCGCAGCCTTGAAGCGCTCCTTGTTTCTGAACCCTCGGGCGTCGCGCTTGATCTTCTGGATCATGGTGTTGAAGCCTTCGGCGCGGGCATTGGTCGCGCCTGTGACCACGGCCGTCAGGACGCCTTCGAGATGAGCCTTGATCGTTCGCGCGACCTTCTTGACCGGCTCCAGGCGCGAGCGGATCGCCCAGTTGTACCAGTCCATCCAGGCCCGACGCGCCCAGCCTCTGACCTGGTAGTCCCACAGGCACATCGCGTGGGTCTTGATTGCCCAGGCCCGGGCGGTTTTGAGGTTGGCGGATTTGAGCGCCTGGAGACGGCCCCAGTTGTTGTCGGTCATGTTGTCGGGATGCTGCAGCCAGAGATAGCGGCTTTTGATCAGGACCGACTCGCCTTCGGCCAGCAAGGCCTTGTGCTCGGCCCGGCGAACCTTGTCGACGGCATCGCCGAGATGCATGGCGACGTGGAACTTGTCGAAGGCGATCTTGTGCACCGCCCCCGGAACATGGGCCAGCGTCGAATCGATGAAAGGGCGCCACATGTCCATCGCTACCGTTCGCAAGCCTGCCAGCGCCTCGGCCGGCTGCGCCGCGTACCAGGCGTCCAGGCTCGCACGCTTGCGGTCGTCGGCGATGTGCAGCACCCGATCGCCGCTGCTGATCACCGTCACATACTGGTGCCGGCGCTGAAACGCCGTCTCGTCGATGCCGATCGCGTCCGGAAAGTCCTGCGTCCGCCGCGCCAGACCCCGCGCCACCGCGCGCTCCTGCACGCCGCTGACCGCCGACCAGCTCAAACCGAGTCGCTCGGCAACCTCCGAGATCGTGCCGATCTTGAGCCAATCGATCACCAGCGCCTCGAAAAGCGCCGTCAGTCGAGAGTTGTTCTCCGCCCACGGCACCGGCAGCTGATGAACGCCGTGCTCGGGACACCGAAGCCTCGGCACCTGCGCGACCAGCCAGGTCTTGTACTGGCAGGTGTCGAGATGCCGCCACTTGCGCTCGCGGGTGTCGTAGCCCGAACAGGCCGCACCGCACTGCGGGCACGCCAGATCCGAGCCGGAGTGCCGAATATGGACCGTCACGCCGGTGCCGGGCAGGTCGACTTCCACCTCGGACACCTCCCAGGGCGCCTGAACGCCGAGAATCTGGCGGTAAAGCTCGCGGTCGTGCATGAAACTGGACTCGAATCGGGGCCAGCCGGTAGCCTATCCGAACCGGTCAACCCACACAAAACCGGGAAGAGCCATTAATTCCGCCATAGATCTGATCGGGCCTAGAGATTCGGCTGCCGGCTTGAATCGCAATGCGCTCTCAAATGCTCTGAATAACTACTATAACGCTGCATGGGCAGAACAAGTATTTGCTTTGTCTGACTTAGGAAAGCGCTTCGTAGACAAGATACTAGCTAAAAGCCAACTGCTCAATGGTGCCGTAATAACTATTACGTTTGAGGATGGCACAATTATCCACGTAAAGCTTAATGGTGTGGCAGAAGGACTTGACGGCGGTCCAATGTTGATGGACCTGGATGTTCTTCAGGCAACCGCGCAAGGGCCAGGATTGCCATCTGTGCCACTATCGGAAGGGCAATTCAGCGACTTTTCCTATAACGGGAGTCCAGTTACGGTTCAGGATTTGATAAATCTGGCTCGTCGGTACGGTATTCCGGTTACTGGTGCAGGCGGTGGTGATGGGGGGGACACCATGGAATGTGAGGTACAAGGTGATACGATTCGCTGCACCGTTTCCGGTAGTTCCTATTGAGTTAGGGAGCCCCTGAACAACCCTGCGCGGGCGCTCAGCGCAGGGTTGTTCAGAACTTCCCTAATCGATATCGATGACCCGGGCGCCGCCTGAACTCCAGCGCGGATCGTGGGCCGCTTCGACGCGGTTGCTGGCGCGGTCCCACATGACTGCGTGCATGTTGCCCCAGGGCCGCGCGCGCCTGGTCACCTTATGGCCGAGCGCCTCGAGTGCGGCGATCTGTTCGGGTGCAAGCGCCCCCTGCTCGACCGAAATCTCGTCGGGCAGGTACTGATGGTGAAAACGCGGCAGCGAAACCCAGCTGTCCGGACCGTTGCCGGAAACAAAATCGAGAA
This DNA window, taken from Pseudomonadota bacterium, encodes the following:
- a CDS encoding M3 family metallopeptidase, producing MPVNCSFIRLVVTASLILTACEQSPPSETPGPVRKPNDTVATPQNPLDSRYLTPFETPPFHEIHPEHFLPALDEAISAATEASKSIASAPSKATFDNTIAALERASDDVNRIARTFYGLAAVSPDPQLHSMAEPVAARLAAFRNAVLQHKPLFDRVATVHDQLQSRDLTPEQRRLTERTHRQFLRSGARLPTEDQARLRRIEEELAELIERFERQRRQATHDHEFIVENPELLETLPNALVQLAQRSARDRGHTKGWVFTLHAHSLYPFLRHYPERSDRRQIYQAWLERFNAESQNSRLAELSRRIAEKRARRAELLGYSSHIDYELDGSMTSDRRMLRSLLDRLAEAARKRARDELLELRQLARADGIEAPLEPWDRWYYAERLRERELSFREADLRSWFVYDNVREGAFSVANRLWGLSFHPRSNLPVWHLDTEAFEVEDERGNHLGVLYVDALHRPGKQAGAWTSTYRPQHYDDNERVGPVAAIVGNFTPAPPGLPSLLTPDEARMLFHEMGHALHVLLSDVRHASLAGTSVPADFVEFPALLFEQWALAPEILRGYAYHHETGSVIGDDVVEALRASERLTSGIEMLEFLAAIELDLMLHDTDSGSVPDLAAAEAAVRERLGLPEVLSHRHYAGGVADLFAERQRSGDFQTLVARMLAHDAFAAFKSGSLIDRNLAERLRQEILARGNARPPAESWQAFRGRSPDPAYLLDVIESGAGG
- the mlaD gene encoding outer membrane lipid asymmetry maintenance protein MlaD, with the protein product MKSSHQIELTAGVFLLLAIAALVFLALHATDRGVATGDSYTLTAHFTNVGGLKPRAPVSMSGVTIGMVDAIELDSETFEARVTLRISTRFDHLPEDTSASILTSGILGDQYVGLEPGGSPETLADGDRLLLTNSAMILEQLIGRYLLNSEGES
- a CDS encoding STAS domain-containing protein — translated: MRGIGALHRQHRTRFHTGSLPNTVDLSEVESADSAALALLLEWQSVATRRGQPLQFENPPANLSVIARLTGVAPLLGWYDQQPEANTEGNQRT
- a CDS encoding ABC transporter substrate-binding protein, translating into MRTAFLIGLLCVPLAALADDDPVAIIEQTTADIIELLDGRRDYYREHPDALRSELRAILLPRIDTVYSARLVLGRHGRGLETEQIEAFAKALADQLLQRYATALLDYRLRDRIEILPLTGDNTERMTRVRTRVRLNGSSRAPIDYVFRNNDDQWLVFDVIVEGISYVSTFRSQIDPELSRHGFDRLLDRLQSGELALETDD
- a CDS encoding ISL3 family transposase; the protein is MHDRELYRQILGVQAPWEVSEVEVDLPGTGVTVHIRHSGSDLACPQCGAACSGYDTRERKWRHLDTCQYKTWLVAQVPRLRCPEHGVHQLPVPWAENNSRLTALFEALVIDWLKIGTISEVAERLGLSWSAVSGVQERAVARGLARRTQDFPDAIGIDETAFQRRHQYVTVISSGDRVLHIADDRKRASLDAWYAAQPAEALAGLRTVAMDMWRPFIDSTLAHVPGAVHKIAFDKFHVAMHLGDAVDKVRRAEHKALLAEGESVLIKSRYLWLQHPDNMTDNNWGRLQALKSANLKTARAWAIKTHAMCLWDYQVRGWARRAWMDWYNWAIRSRLEPVKKVARTIKAHLEGVLTAVVTGATNARAEGFNTMIQKIKRDARGFRNKERFKAAIYFHLGGLDLYPEAVRK
- a CDS encoding VacJ family lipoprotein, which encodes MIARPILIVAAALVLSSCATTSTPPEARHEADPWEPLNRSVYQFNSGADRLILRPLSRAYTTITPDPVETGLGNFFTNLRSPTTIINLLLQGRAGDAGRQFHRLFVNTVFGLGGLIDLTGRAGLEHFEEDFGQTFAVWGWSDSRYLVLPFLGPSTVRDGFGSAADLERLVIRRELFGDTTGDIVTATNILHVRATLLPLDREIEQALDPYLFVRDSYLQRRSHQISDGEQGLPDYEAFLKEGSGP